The following proteins are encoded in a genomic region of Apis mellifera strain DH4 linkage group LG14, Amel_HAv3.1, whole genome shotgun sequence:
- the LOC410562 gene encoding serine/threonine-protein kinase meng-po yields the protein MKLHEKKESGIHRVQEIPLEELELSKEYEVEKTLGEGSFAKVLLATHRATRTRVVLKAVHQELTTEKDFFREFHYSYHLSPHPSILCSYAVAFKADKCFVFAQEYAPYGDLAGNVRAGGLSEEACKRIASQLCSALDFIHSKQLAHRDIKLENVLVFALDMSKIKLCDFGCTRREGTLVNKIRCTWLPFQPPEIYEIVKNERYACKRSADCWQFGIVLFVCLTGNPPWQTADLIQDPEYSAFQRWLKRRTTKVPPSFRRFTPRLLRYFRRTFEHKPEKRPHVTEINKYLKDSWCVNKISHSATSTLVDASEGVARRADSLLYLDTILDDQRNVDENKNKLRKLLNSYGLETTIDQKVVTKRIWEWVMQCDSNIGEPAFVGSLGTEGM from the coding sequence ATGAAACTTCACGAGAAAAAGGAGTCCGGGATACACAGAGTGCAGGAGATCCCTTTGGAGGAATTGGAGCTCTCGAAAGAGTACGAGGTGGAGAAGACCCTCGGCGAGGGGAGTTTCGCCAAGGTGTTGTTGGCCACCCATCGAGCCACGCGAACGAGGGTCGTTCTGAAAGCCGTCCACCAGGAGCTGACCACGGAGAAGGACTTTTTCCGCGAGTTCCACTACTCGTACCACCTGAGCCCGCATCCGAGCATCCTGTGCTCGTACGCGGTCGCGTTCAAGGCGGACAAGTGTTTCGTGTTCGCCCAGGAGTACGCCCCTTACGGGGATCTTGCGGGGAACGTGAGGGCGGGGGGCTTGAGCGAGGAAGCTTGCAAAAGGATCGCGAGCCAGCTTTGCTCCGCCCTCGACTTCATCCACTCGAAGCAGCTCGCCCATCGGGACATCAAGTTGGAGAACGTGCTCGTGTTCGCCCTCGACATGTCCAAGATCAAGCTGTGCGACTTCGGGTGCACGAGGCGGGAGGGGACCCTGGTCAACAAGATCAGATGCACCTGGCTGCCGTTCCAACCGCCCGAGATCTACGAGATAGTGAAGAACGAGAGGTACGCGTGCAAGAGGAGCGCCGATTGCTGGCAATTCGGGATCGTGCTGTTCGTCTGCCTGACCGGGAATCCGCCGTGGCAGACGGCAGACCTCATACAGGATCCCGAGTACTCGGCCTTCCAAAGATGGTTGAAGAGGAGGACGACCAAAGTGCCGCCCTCGTTCAGGCGGTTCACGCCCAGGCTGCTGCGATACTTCAGGAGGACGTTCGAGCACAAGCCCGAGAAGAGGCCGCACGTGACCGAGATCAACAAGTACTTGAAGGACTCGTGGTGCGTGAACAAGATCAGCCACAGCGCCACGTCCACGTTGGTGGACGCGAGCGAGGGCGTAGCGAGGAGGGCGGACAGTTTGCTGTACCTCGACACGATCCTCGACGATCAGCGGAACGTGGACGAGAACAAGAACAAGCTGAGGAAGCTTCTGAACAGTTACGGGCTCGAGACGACCATCGATCAGAAGGTCGTCACGAAGAGGATCTGGGAGTGGGTGATGCAGTGCGACTCGAACATAGGCGAGCCGGCGTTCGTTGGTAGCCTCGGGACAGAGGGTATGTGA
- the LOC102654676 gene encoding neurofilament heavy polypeptide — MSRKKMVVVGRASLSFPTPDGILDVDQILDTDPWKQIDNFVQHNFRQNLLDEFNERLKLNPTIAPSESKSPAKKQGTTSSRTPRKSETTAAAAAKPKTNLAGKSAAKEKKSVDRSKPKLEPKGKKETTGNKTKDGGKEVSKGKENGGKEVSKGKENGGKEVSKGKEGGGGSVKGGGKKQAKENKCEKQASTGSMQKLNSVTRKNSMSRKRKENVVDVREKSIKGETTERKKDKVGGEGNKSSTNGVDESRSLISMSQLKTSTPKRGNLSVISSSVGKENAMARCNVSASKGDYSVRSNVSVKRMQCTSTSICATNHSSTDSNNNNNGSKIEKKSKETSVAKLEHKSTILERTKEEGTLGGKEISRISMNEKKTLTLSCKKQDKKEASAEKKIGKYEKRLLERRERRRKRNIKRHERKAEQAMEEFSHHVTRIVKKMGYLSEFSSCSSSEDDVSSYSDYSYDTYSESSKGSSYYYSYSSRSSCSCSSSSTTFL; from the exons ATGAGTCGGAAAAAGATGGTGGTTGTGGGAAGAGCGTCGCTCTCCTTTCCAACCCCGGACGGTATACTCGACGTGGATCAAATCCTCGACACGGATCCGTGGAAACAGATCGACAATTTCGTTCAACACAATTTCAGGCAGAACCTGTTGGACGAATTTAACGAACGGTTGAAACTGAATCCCACGATCGCGCCATCAG AGAGTAAGAGCCCGGCAAAGAAGCAGGGGACGACGTCGTCGAGAACGCCCCGTAAAAGCGAGacgacggcggcggcggctGCGAAGCCGAAGACGAACTTGGCAGGGAAATCGGCggcgaaggagaagaaaagcgTTGATCGCTCGAAACCGAAGCTCGAGCCGAAAGGCAAAAAAGAGACAACGGGGAACAAAACGAAGGATGGAGGGAAAGAAGTCTCGAAGGGGAAGGAGAATGGAGGGAAAGAGGTTTCGAAGGGGAAGGAGAATGGAGGGAAAGAGGTTTCGaaggggaaggaaggagggggtGGCAGCgtgaagggaggagggaagaagcAGGCGAAGGAAAATAAATGCGAGAAACAAGCGTCGACCGGGTCGatgcaaaaattgaattcggtgacgaggaaaaattcgatgtcgcggaagaggaaggagaacGTCGTGGACGTCCGCGAAAAATCGATCAAGGGCGAAACGACGGAGAGGAAAAAGGATAAAgtagggggggaggggaacaaAAGTTCGACGAACGGCGTGGACGAGTCGAGAAGCTTGATTTCAATGTCGCAGCTTAAAACGAGCACGCCGAAACGTGGCAATCTTAGCGTTATTAGCAGTTCCGTTGGGAAGGAAAATGCTATGGCAAGGTGCAACGTTTCGGCGTCGAAAGGAGATTATTCCGTGAGGAGCAACGTCTCCGTGAAGAGGATGCAGTGCACGTCCACGTCCATTTGTGCAACGAATCATTCGAGCACAGATTcgaacaacaataacaacggAAGCAAGATCGAGAAGAAGAGTAAAGAAACGAGCGTGGCGAAACTCGAGCACAAAAGCACGATTTTGGAAAGgacgaaggaggagggaacGCTCGGGGGCAAGGAAATATCGAGGATATCGATGAATGAGAAGAAAACGCTGACGTTGAGTTGCAAAAAGCAGGATAAGAAAGAAGCGTCGGCAG AGAAGAAGATTGGAAAGTACGAGAAGCGTTTGCTCGAGCGGCGAGAGAGACGGCGGAAAAGGAACATAAAACGGCACGAAAGAAAAGCGGAGCAAGCCATGGAAGAGTTCAGCCATCACGTTACCCGCATCGTGAAAAAAATGGGTTATTTGTCGG AATTCAGTTCGTGTTCCAGCAGCGAAGATGACGTTAGCAGTTATTCCGATTATTCCTACGATACTTATTCCGAATCCTCGAAAGGATCGTCTTACTATTATTCTTACTCTTCTCGTAGCTCGTGTTCTTGCAGCAGCTCGTCTACCACGTTTTTATAA